One genomic segment of Brassica napus cultivar Da-Ae unplaced genomic scaffold, Da-Ae ScsIHWf_57;HRSCAF=97, whole genome shotgun sequence includes these proteins:
- the LOC125604612 gene encoding uncharacterized protein At3g43530-like encodes MAPKTRFTEQTNKEGAPEKKKKNESVVEKKKAAVEKKKAEAEKKKKDSVIKKKQAAVKRRREAVKKKRDAEKKKIETAEKKRKRDSGVDDESSSNPTKRPQTASSPEHQADPDHYPPLSTELPSQDDREGTPSPSVPIEPQKSPTQTPNEAENPLQAPITSTNRESGSPEAAINNDGQTIGSNNIDSNSHEAAIGSAAIDNDAPRTVESDDMTVEADRPAGFFFNPSNYGKGCKLSSRCHQHDFLNKTIGKLDASEKSWFQEHPQFKHIFHMDCTSTRKVMGLWMLLLRTMHTEKGRQAWFGVNGVPIRYSIREHSLLSGLYCHSYPENYQSIGRLKFARKYFKVKKTKDGKEKGLQVTEADVKEKLQKMKFDGSGDRLRMAVLYFLATVLRGRSKAGYFIEYFLLQAVEDLEFCTEFPWGRYTFDDCMKEIFHVRDHFRDGIPEHAQWVFPGFINPLEILAFECIPVLRERFREPVPNCFDGCPRMCKWKFKRTGTTGFPLDMIYRTLGNTKEIISVLEPKGNEVDLLYEIMDEGTFEDLELIDDSDTLDIAVDSWNKILMEPGKKIFWPDLYEMDVRTREQQEEAGGEAGGEAGGEAGGEAGGEAGGEAGGEAGVQTGGEAGRESLRELELKLNKRMDDGFALRDETIRLLEARVKELEEEKIQRESWSFQEGEMYGDKEAEILGDKEGEMHGDKEGEIHGDKDGDETNKDGDKADKDGDDEPDKEGEDGDKADKDGDDEPDKEGEDGDEADKGDEAEKDGEKQIEAEADKGDEAEKDSEKQIEAEAEKDGEKHIEVEAEKLMQDTEDGDEQSTLQIMADTAERFEKAAAEKAVVDKTDEVVDDDALEKEGEVRVDDALENTASVGDSQDPAEMPKRVPKRSHLLRSPFTPN; translated from the exons ATGGCTCCAAAGACTCGTTTCACCGAACAAACGAACAAAGAAGGTGcgccggagaagaagaagaagaatgagtcagtggtggagaagaagaaagctgcggtggagaagaagaaagctgaggcggaaaagaagaagaaagactctgtgataaagaaaaaacaagcaGCGGTGAAAAGGAGGAGAGAagccgttaaaaaaaaaagagatgcagagaaaaagaagattgaaaccgcagagaagaagaggaagcgaGACAGTGGTGTAGACGATGAGTCCTCGTCCAATCCAACCAAGCGGCCTCAGACCGCATCTTCACCAGAACATCAAGCCGATCCTGATCATTATCCGCCACTATCAACGGAGTTACCTTCGCAGGATGATAGAGAGGGTACGCCAAGCCCATCAGTTCCGATTGAGCCACAAAAATCACCTACTCAAACACCCAATGAGGCGGAGAATCCACTGCAAGCTCCAATAACTTCTACCAACAGAGAATCAGGCTCACCCGAGGCTGCCATTAACAATGACGGGCAAACG ATTGGATCTAACAACATAGATTCAAATTCACATGAGGCTGCTATTGGATCTGCTGCCATTGACAACGACGCTCCAAGAACG gtTGAGAGTGATGATATGACCGTAGAAGCTGACAGACCTGCTGGTTTTTTCTTCAATCCGAGCAACTATGGAAAGGGTTGCAAGCTCTCCTCAAGGTGCCATCAACACGATTTTCTGAACAAGACGATTGGTAAGTTGGATGCCTCAGAGAAGAGTTGGTTTCAGGAACATCCTCAGTTCAAGCATATATTCCACATGGATTGTACCTCAACAAGAAAAGTGATGGGATTGTGGATGTTGCTACTTCGTACTATGCATACAGAGAAGGGTCGACAAGCTTGGTTTGGGGTAAACGGTGTTCCAATTAGATACTCTATCAGGGAACATAGCCTCCTCTCTGGTTTATACTGCCACTCATATCCAGAAAACTATCAGAGCATAGGGAGACTGAAGTTTGCGAGAAAGTATTTTAAagtgaagaagacaaaggatgGGAAGGAAAAGGGTCTGCAAGTGACAGAAGCGGATGTTAAGGAGAAACTTCAGAAGATGAAATTTGATGGTAGTGGCGATCGTCTGAGGATGGCGGTTCTTTACTTTCTGGCTACAGTTTTAAGAGGAAGGTCCAAAGCAGGATACTTCATTGAGTATTTCCTTCTCCAAGCAGTAGAAGATTTGGAGTTTTGCACCGAATTTCCATGGGGCCGTTACACCTTTGATGATTGCATGAAGGAGATTTTTCATGTAAGGGATCATTTTCGTGATGGGATCCCAGAGCATGCACAGTGGGTATTTCCTGGGTTTATCAACCCTTTGGAG ATATTAGCATTTGAATGTATCCCTGTCCTTAGGGAAAGATTCAGAGAGCCTGTTCCAAACTGTTTTGATGGTTGTCCAAGAATGTGCAAATGGAAGTTCAAGAGGACCGGAACAACAGGATTTCCACTTGACATGATTTATCGGACGCTAGGAAACACAAAG GAGATTATCAGTGTTTTGGAACCAAAAGGAAATGAAGTAGACCTTTTGTATGAAATAATGGATGAAGGGACTTTTGAAGACTTGGAGCTGATAGATGATTCGGATACGCTAGACATAGCTGTTGACAGTTGGAACAAGATCCTAATGGAACCAGGGAAAAAAATCTTCTGGCCGGATCTATATGAGATGGATGTGAGAACCCGAGAGCAACAAGAGGAGGCAGGAGGCGAGGCAGGGGGCGAGGCAGGAGGCGAGGCAGGAGGAGAGGCAGGAGGCGAGGCAGGAGGCGAGGCAGGGGGTGAGGCAGGAGTTCAAACAGGGGGCGAAGCAGGTCGTGAGAGTTTAAGAGAATTAGAGTTGAAGTTGAACAAAAGAATGGATGATGGATTTGCATTGAGAGACGAAACAATTCGTCTTCTGGAAGCAAGAGTaaaggagttggaagaagaaaaaatccaGAGAGAAAGTTGGTCGTTCCAGGAGGGCGAGATGTATGGTGATAAGGAGGCTGAGATACTTGGTGATAAGGAGGGCGAGATGCATGGTGATAAGGAGGGTGAGATACATGGTGATAAGGATGGTGATGAGACTAACAAGGATGGTGATAAGGCTGATAAGGATGGTGATGATGAGCCTGATAAGGAGGGTGAGGATGGTGATAAGGCTGATAAGGATGGTGATGATGAGCCTGATAAGGAGGGCGAGGATGGTGATGAGGCTGACAAGGGTGATGAGGCTGAGAAGGATGGTGAGAAGCAGATTGAGGCAGAGGCTGACAAGGGTGATGAGGCTGAGAAGGATAGTGAGAAACAGATTGAGGCAGAGGCTGAGAAGGATGGTGAGAAACATATCGAGGTAGAGGCTGAGAAgttgatgcaag ATACTGAAGATGGAGATGAGCAATCTACACTTCAAATTATGGCAGACACTGCAGAGAGATTTGAGAAGGCTGCTGCGGAAAAAGCTGTTGTGGACAAGACAGATGAGGTTGTAGATgatgatgctttggagaaggaAGGTGAGGTTAGAGTTGATGACGCTTTAGAGAACACAGCTTCGGTTGGAGATTCACAGGATCCTGCTGAGATGCCAAAGAGGGTGCCCAAGCGTTCTCATTTGTTGAGGTCTCCTTTTACGCCAAACTGA